A single region of the Halobacterium wangiae genome encodes:
- a CDS encoding aldo/keto reductase produces MAMDNDSDTFDVGGDLTVHRLGFGAMRVTGENIIGRPDDEDAAHDVLRRAVELGVDFVDTADSYGPGVSERLIREAGITDDAVVATKAGLLRNHSGDWLPHGDPDYIRNQALASIDRLGVDSIDLYQFHRPDPETPFEDSVHAFAELRDEGLVDHVGLSNVSVDQLETARDVVDVATVQNSYNVADREHEDVLSACEEYGIGFVPYFPMGGGDLGGKREALEAVADDHDATVRKVALAWLLDHSDVTLPIPGTSSVDHLEANVAASHLELTDEDRARLE; encoded by the coding sequence ATGGCGATGGACAACGACAGCGACACGTTCGATGTCGGCGGCGACCTGACGGTCCACCGACTCGGGTTCGGCGCGATGCGCGTCACCGGCGAGAACATCATCGGGCGGCCCGACGACGAGGACGCGGCGCACGACGTCCTCCGGCGTGCGGTCGAACTGGGCGTCGACTTCGTGGACACTGCGGACTCCTACGGACCGGGCGTCAGCGAGCGCCTCATCCGGGAGGCAGGCATCACCGACGACGCCGTCGTCGCGACGAAGGCCGGCCTCCTGCGGAACCACTCGGGGGACTGGCTCCCCCACGGGGACCCGGACTACATCCGGAACCAGGCGCTGGCCTCCATCGACCGCCTTGGAGTGGACTCTATCGACCTCTACCAGTTCCACCGCCCGGACCCGGAGACGCCGTTCGAGGACTCCGTCCACGCGTTCGCCGAACTGAGAGACGAGGGGCTGGTCGACCACGTCGGCCTCAGCAACGTCTCCGTCGACCAGCTGGAGACCGCCCGCGACGTCGTCGACGTGGCGACCGTCCAGAACTCCTACAACGTCGCGGACCGCGAACACGAGGACGTGCTCTCGGCCTGCGAGGAGTACGGCATCGGGTTCGTCCCGTACTTCCCGATGGGTGGCGGCGACCTCGGTGGGAAGCGCGAGGCCCTCGAGGCCGTCGCCGACGACCACGACGCGACGGTCCGGAAGGTCGCGCTCGCGTGGCTACTCGACCACTCGGACGTGACGCTCCCGATTCCCGGCACCTCCAGCGTCGACCACCTCGAGGCGAACGTCGCCGCGAGCCACCTCGAACTCACCGACGAGGACCGCGCGCGCCTGGAGTAA
- a CDS encoding cold-shock protein yields MAEGTVDFFNDTGGYGFIETDDADEDVFFHMEDVGGPDLEEGQEVEFDIEQADKGPRATNVTRL; encoded by the coding sequence ATGGCAGAAGGCACGGTTGACTTCTTCAACGACACGGGCGGCTACGGTTTCATCGAGACTGACGACGCGGACGAGGACGTTTTCTTCCACATGGAAGACGTCGGCGGTCCGGACCTCGAGGAGGGACAGGAAGTGGAGTTCGACATCGAGCAGGCCGACAAGGGCCCGCGCGCAACGAACGTCACCCGCCTGTAA
- a CDS encoding HAD family hydrolase translates to MTYDTVVFDNDGVLVGRTRYDVLQEAAEATFEQFDVTDPDPEDVEQMTIGATPETVSDVCEEYDIDPDEFWRTRDRTTAEAQYEEVRAGRKTLYDDLDTLDDLDVSMGIVSSNQQATVDFVLDHFDVRDMFGTAYGRAPTVESLRHRKPNSHYIDLALADLDADSALFVGDNESDVRAAENAGIDSAFIRRPHRRSWDLNVWPTWDIDCLDDLHDICEG, encoded by the coding sequence ATGACATACGACACCGTCGTGTTCGACAACGACGGCGTCCTCGTCGGCCGTACCCGGTACGACGTCTTGCAGGAGGCTGCGGAAGCGACCTTCGAGCAGTTCGACGTTACCGACCCCGACCCCGAGGACGTGGAGCAGATGACGATCGGAGCGACGCCAGAGACTGTCAGCGACGTCTGCGAGGAGTACGACATCGACCCAGACGAGTTCTGGCGCACGCGAGACCGAACGACCGCCGAGGCGCAGTACGAGGAGGTCCGCGCGGGCCGGAAGACGCTCTACGACGACCTCGACACCCTCGACGACCTCGACGTCTCGATGGGAATCGTCAGTTCGAACCAGCAGGCGACCGTCGACTTCGTCCTCGACCACTTCGACGTCCGGGACATGTTCGGCACCGCGTACGGGCGCGCGCCGACCGTCGAGAGCCTGCGCCACCGGAAGCCGAACTCCCACTACATCGACCTCGCACTCGCCGACCTCGACGCCGACTCGGCGCTGTTCGTCGGCGACAACGAGTCCGACGTGCGCGCCGCGGAGAACGCCGGCATCGACTCGGCGTTCATCCGGCGCCCCCACCGGCGGAGCTGGGACCTGAACGTCTGGCCGACCTGGGACATCGACTGTCTCGACGACCTCCACGACATCTGCGAGGGCTGA
- a CDS encoding sulfatase, producing MAAQPNVVVVVADTTRVDDAYDAQVAPTLADLADAGTRATRAFSTAPWTLPSHASMLTGTHTSKHGAHAGHEQLDDRLPMLSECFRDAGYETVCVSSNTWLSAESGFDRGFDSFQQTWQVVQSGNALGGLVEETEESRLRAVARELFDGNPFANVANVLYRYLVRDRADDGAARSTEWIENWLGDRDATDPFFLFVNYLEPHLEYRPPRRLAEQYLPANATYEEAMDVPQEPWEYLAGNLTLSDSELQLLRGLYRAEVAYVDEQLAALRTALEEAGELEDTIFVVTSDHGENIGDHGMMDHQYCLYDTLVNVPLVLDGGAFSGEGELTDLVSHVDLAPTLLDEAGIDAPDARESFQGVSFHPDADAEPREFVVSEYVEPQPSMDALERNVEDLPEHLYQYDRSLQAIRTREYKFVRGSDGLRELYDLDADAGETTDVADAESAVAEDLEATLDEWLASFEHADVDESVTISEDRKDRLEQLGYLQ from the coding sequence ATGGCCGCACAGCCAAACGTCGTGGTCGTAGTGGCGGACACGACGCGTGTCGACGACGCCTACGACGCACAGGTCGCGCCGACGCTCGCCGACCTCGCCGACGCCGGGACGCGGGCGACGCGGGCGTTCTCCACGGCGCCGTGGACGCTCCCGTCCCACGCGTCGATGCTCACCGGAACGCACACGTCGAAACACGGTGCGCACGCCGGGCACGAACAGCTCGACGACCGACTCCCGATGCTGTCGGAGTGTTTCCGGGACGCCGGCTACGAGACGGTCTGCGTCTCGAGCAACACGTGGTTGAGCGCCGAATCCGGCTTCGACCGCGGGTTCGACTCCTTCCAGCAGACGTGGCAGGTCGTCCAGTCCGGGAACGCGCTGGGCGGACTCGTCGAGGAGACCGAGGAGAGTCGACTCCGCGCGGTCGCCCGGGAGCTGTTCGACGGGAACCCGTTCGCGAACGTCGCGAACGTCCTCTACCGCTACCTCGTCCGCGACCGGGCGGACGACGGTGCGGCCCGCAGCACGGAGTGGATCGAGAACTGGCTCGGCGACCGCGACGCGACCGACCCGTTCTTCCTGTTCGTGAACTACCTCGAACCCCACCTCGAGTACCGGCCGCCGCGACGGCTCGCCGAGCAGTACCTCCCCGCGAACGCGACCTACGAGGAGGCGATGGACGTCCCCCAGGAGCCCTGGGAGTACCTCGCGGGCAACCTGACGCTCTCGGACTCCGAGCTCCAGTTGCTCCGCGGGCTCTACCGCGCGGAGGTCGCGTACGTCGACGAACAGCTCGCGGCGCTCAGAACCGCACTCGAGGAGGCCGGGGAGCTGGAGGACACCATCTTCGTCGTGACGTCAGACCACGGGGAGAACATCGGCGACCACGGCATGATGGACCACCAGTACTGTCTCTACGACACGCTGGTCAACGTGCCGCTCGTGCTCGACGGCGGCGCCTTCAGCGGAGAGGGTGAGCTGACGGACCTGGTCAGTCACGTGGACCTCGCGCCGACGCTGCTCGATGAGGCGGGCATCGACGCGCCCGACGCACGCGAGTCGTTCCAGGGCGTCTCCTTCCACCCGGACGCCGACGCCGAGCCCCGCGAGTTCGTCGTCAGCGAGTACGTGGAACCCCAGCCCTCGATGGACGCGCTCGAACGCAACGTCGAGGACCTGCCCGAGCACCTCTACCAGTACGACCGGTCGCTGCAGGCGATCCGGACGCGGGAGTACAAGTTCGTCCGCGGCTCCGACGGCCTGCGGGAACTGTACGACCTCGACGCCGACGCCGGGGAGACGACGGACGTGGCGGACGCCGAATCGGCAGTGGCCGAGGACCTGGAGGCGACACTCGACGAGTGGCTCGCGTCCTTCGAGCACGCGGACGTCGACGAGTCGGTCACCATCTCCGAGGACCGGAAGGACCGCCTGGAACAGCTCGGCTACCTCCAGTAA
- a CDS encoding HalOD1 output domain-containing protein, with protein MEYNIGVDESVSTAVVRAVSAVNGRRPGSLRSLDHVLDPEALDALFVPAADGKTRIGGRLSFVFGNCRVTVDNGEYLTVRPLTIPSRVPDFQENR; from the coding sequence GTGGAATACAACATCGGGGTGGACGAGTCGGTGAGTACGGCCGTAGTGCGTGCAGTGAGCGCCGTCAACGGCCGTCGACCCGGTTCGCTTCGATCCCTGGACCACGTCCTCGACCCGGAGGCCCTCGACGCGCTGTTCGTCCCGGCAGCGGACGGCAAGACGCGAATCGGCGGCCGGCTCTCCTTCGTCTTCGGTAACTGTCGGGTCACCGTCGACAACGGCGAGTACCTGACGGTCAGGCCGCTCACGATTCCGTCGCGGGTGCCCGACTTCCAGGAGAACCGCTAG